GAGGTGACCACGACCCGCAGGCCGTGGGCGCCGGCATCGGCGCGGGCGGCGTACTCGTCCTCCTGCTCGGACTCCTCGGTGTCGGCGGAGCGGGCCGCGCGGAACAGGATGATCGCGCCGACCACGAACATCAGCGCAGCGACCGTGTGGATGAGCTGCTCGGGCAGGAAGGACGCGGCCTTGCCGACGCCGACCGCGACGCCGGTCTGGACGAGGAACGCCAGCCCGACGCCGATCCAGACGAGGAGCGGGCGCATCTTCGTCGACATCACCAGGGTGGCGATGAAGGTCTTGTCGGGGAGCTCGACGACGAAGATGGCGCCGAAGGCGAGGGCGACGACGAGCAGGTCGATCATGCGGGGAGTGTCGCACTGGCTGGGCGGTCACCGGATATCCGGGGACCGCCGGGGTTCCAGGTGGAGATCTCCACCACGAAGTACGGAACTCGGGTGCGAAGCACCCGCCGAGCCCGGGCTCACGCCCCCCGGAACGCGTCCGCGGGGTAGACCCCGAGCACCTTCACCTCGGTGGTGAAGAAGGCCAGCTCCTCGAGGGCGTTGCGCACGGGTGGGTCGTCGGGGTGGCCGTCGACCTCGGCGAGGAACTGGGTGGCGGTGAAGTGCCCGCCGACCATGTAGCTCTCGAGCTTGGTCATGTTGACGCCGTTGGTCGCGAACCCGCCGAGCGCCTTGTAGAGCGCGGCGGGGAGGTTGCGGACGTTGAAGATGAACGTCGTCACGACCGGGCCCTCGCCGTGCGGCGCCTTCTCGAAGTCGCGCGACAGCACCACGAAGCGGGTGGTGTTGTGGTCCTCGTCCTCGATCTCCTCGCGCAGCACCTGCAGGCCGTAGATGTCCGCGGCCAGCGGCGGGGCGATCGCGGCCTGGGTCGGGTCGCCGGACTCGGCCACCTCGCGCGCGGCGCCGGCGGTGTCGCCCGCCACGACCGGGGTCAGGCCGAGCTCACGGATCACGCCGCGGCACTGGCCGAGCGCGTGGACGTGGCTGTGCACGGTGCGCAGCGTGGAGATGCGCGCCTCCGGCAGCGCCATGAGGGAGAACTGGATGCGCAGGAAGCGCTCCCCCACGATCTTCAGCGACGACGTCGGCAGGAAGTGGTGGATGTCGGCGACCCGGCCGGCGATCGAGTTGTCGATGGGGATCATCGCGAGGTCGGCCTCGCCACCCTCGACGGCCGCGAAGGCGTCCTCGAACGACGCGCACGGCAGCGGCTCCCACCCGGGGTAGGCCTGCCGGCAGACGAGGTGGGAGTTGGCGCCCGGCTCGCCCTGGTAGGCGATCCGTCGGGTCGCCACCGGCACGTCGGGCTCCGTCACGTGGCGAGTCACGCCGGCGAGTCTGGCACGCCCGGCCGTGTCCGACCGGCCGTGCCCGGCACCCGAACATAGGGTGCGGGTGTGCTCGCCGAGATCCTCGCAGTGCTCACCGTCGTCCTCGCCGCCCTGGCCTGCGTCCTCGCCGGGCTAGCCCTCCGTCGTACGCCCTCGCGCTCCACCGGCGACGGGGTCGAGGCGCTGCCCGAGGACGTGCACGGCCTGCGGCAGGAGGTCGCGGCCCTCAAGGCGGAGAACGCCGACGCGCTGCGCCACCTCTCGGTCGTGCGCTACGACGCCTTCGGCGACGTCGGCGGCCACCTCAGCTGGAGCCTCGCCGTGCTCGACGACGCCGGCAACGGCGTCGTGCTGACCTCCATCCACGGTCGCAGCGAGGCCCGCACCTACGCCAAGTCGGTGGCCGGCTGGACCTGCGAGCAGCAGCTCTCCCCGGAGGAGGAGGAGGCGATCGAGCACGCCCGTCCCTGACGGGCGGGAGGAACAAAGCGCCACGCGCCCCGGTTGCGGACCACGGAACGTCCCCGACCAG
This genomic stretch from Nocardioides renjunii harbors:
- a CDS encoding TMEM165/GDT1 family protein, translating into MIDLLVVALAFGAIFVVELPDKTFIATLVMSTKMRPLLVWIGVGLAFLVQTGVAVGVGKAASFLPEQLIHTVAALMFVVGAIILFRAARSADTEESEQEDEYAARADAGAHGLRVVVTSFLVLFAAEWGDLSQLLTISLVAKYDDPVSVFIGAWGALLAVSGLAVIVGRLLLQRVRLSVLHYVGATVCVLMAVLTVWEMTR
- a CDS encoding prephenate dehydratase yields the protein MTRHVTEPDVPVATRRIAYQGEPGANSHLVCRQAYPGWEPLPCASFEDAFAAVEGGEADLAMIPIDNSIAGRVADIHHFLPTSSLKIVGERFLRIQFSLMALPEARISTLRTVHSHVHALGQCRGVIRELGLTPVVAGDTAGAAREVAESGDPTQAAIAPPLAADIYGLQVLREEIEDEDHNTTRFVVLSRDFEKAPHGEGPVVTTFIFNVRNLPAALYKALGGFATNGVNMTKLESYMVGGHFTATQFLAEVDGHPDDPPVRNALEELAFFTTEVKVLGVYPADAFRGA
- a CDS encoding DUF4446 family protein, whose protein sequence is MLAEILAVLTVVLAALACVLAGLALRRTPSRSTGDGVEALPEDVHGLRQEVAALKAENADALRHLSVVRYDAFGDVGGHLSWSLAVLDDAGNGVVLTSIHGRSEARTYAKSVAGWTCEQQLSPEEEEAIEHARP